From the genome of Orcinus orca chromosome 5, mOrcOrc1.1, whole genome shotgun sequence, one region includes:
- the GNB4 gene encoding guanine nucleotide-binding protein subunit beta-4 isoform X2, producing the protein MDSVGRIQMRTRRTLRGHLAKIYAMHWGYDSRLLVSASQDGKLIIWDSYTTNKMHAIPLRSSWVMTCAYAPSGNYVACGGLDNICSIYNLKTREGNVRVSRELPGHTGYLSCCRFLDDSQIVTSSGDTTCALWDIETAQQTTTFTGHSGDVMSLSLSPDMRTFVSGACDASSKLWDIRDGMCRQSFTGHVSDINAVSFFPNGYAFATGSDDATCRLFDLRADQELLLYSHDNIICGITSVAFSKSGRLLLAGYDDFNCNVWDTLKGDRAGVLAGHDNRVSCLGVTDDGMAVATGSWDSFLRIWN; encoded by the exons ATGGATTCCGTGGGTCGAATACAAATGCGAACAAGACGTACACTGAGGGGTCACCTAGCTAAAATCTATGCTATGCACTGGGGATATGATTCGAG GCTACTAGTCAGTGCTTCCCAAGATGGAAAATTAATTATTTGGGATAGCTATACAACAAATAAG ATGCATGCTATTCCTTTGAGGTCCTCCTGGGTGATGACCTGTGCTTATGCTCCCTCTGGTAATTATGTTGCTTGTGGAGGACTGGACAACATCTGCTCTATATATAACTTGAAAACCAGAGAGGGAAATGTGAGAGTGAGCCGAGAGTTACCGGGTCACACGG GCTACTTGTCCTGCTGTCGTTTTTTAGATGACAGCCAAATTGTTACAAGTTCAGGAGATACAACTTG TGCTTTATGGGACATCGAAACTGCCCAGCAGACCACTACATTCACTGGGCATTCTGGAGATGTGATGAGTCTTTCTCTGAGTCCTGACATGAGGACTTTTGTTTCTGGTGCTTGTGATGCCTCTTCAAAATTATGGGATATTCGAGATGGAATGTGTAGACAGTCTTTCACTGGCCATGTGTCGGATATTAATGCTGTCAGT tttttcccAAATGGATATGCCTTTGCCACTGGCTCTGATGATGCTACTTGCCGGCTCTTTGACCTTCGTGCAGACCAAGAGTTATTATTGTATTCTCATGACAATATCATCTGTGGGATCACTTCCGTAGCCTTCTCAAAAAGTGGGCGTCTCCTGTTAGCTGGGTATGATGACTTCAATTGTAACGTATGGGACACACTAAAAGGAGATCGTGCAG GTGTTCTTGCTGGTCATGACAACCGTGTCAGCTGTTTAGGTGTAACTGATGATGGCATGGCTGTGGCAACAGGGTCTTGGGACAGTTTTCTTAGAATCTGGAATTAA
- the GNB4 gene encoding guanine nucleotide-binding protein subunit beta-4 isoform X1 — MSELEQLRQEAEQLRNQIQDARKACNDATLVQITSNMDSVGRIQMRTRRTLRGHLAKIYAMHWGYDSRLLVSASQDGKLIIWDSYTTNKMHAIPLRSSWVMTCAYAPSGNYVACGGLDNICSIYNLKTREGNVRVSRELPGHTGYLSCCRFLDDSQIVTSSGDTTCALWDIETAQQTTTFTGHSGDVMSLSLSPDMRTFVSGACDASSKLWDIRDGMCRQSFTGHVSDINAVSFFPNGYAFATGSDDATCRLFDLRADQELLLYSHDNIICGITSVAFSKSGRLLLAGYDDFNCNVWDTLKGDRAGVLAGHDNRVSCLGVTDDGMAVATGSWDSFLRIWN, encoded by the exons ATCACGTCAAATATGGATTCCGTGGGTCGAATACAAATGCGAACAAGACGTACACTGAGGGGTCACCTAGCTAAAATCTATGCTATGCACTGGGGATATGATTCGAG GCTACTAGTCAGTGCTTCCCAAGATGGAAAATTAATTATTTGGGATAGCTATACAACAAATAAG ATGCATGCTATTCCTTTGAGGTCCTCCTGGGTGATGACCTGTGCTTATGCTCCCTCTGGTAATTATGTTGCTTGTGGAGGACTGGACAACATCTGCTCTATATATAACTTGAAAACCAGAGAGGGAAATGTGAGAGTGAGCCGAGAGTTACCGGGTCACACGG GCTACTTGTCCTGCTGTCGTTTTTTAGATGACAGCCAAATTGTTACAAGTTCAGGAGATACAACTTG TGCTTTATGGGACATCGAAACTGCCCAGCAGACCACTACATTCACTGGGCATTCTGGAGATGTGATGAGTCTTTCTCTGAGTCCTGACATGAGGACTTTTGTTTCTGGTGCTTGTGATGCCTCTTCAAAATTATGGGATATTCGAGATGGAATGTGTAGACAGTCTTTCACTGGCCATGTGTCGGATATTAATGCTGTCAGT tttttcccAAATGGATATGCCTTTGCCACTGGCTCTGATGATGCTACTTGCCGGCTCTTTGACCTTCGTGCAGACCAAGAGTTATTATTGTATTCTCATGACAATATCATCTGTGGGATCACTTCCGTAGCCTTCTCAAAAAGTGGGCGTCTCCTGTTAGCTGGGTATGATGACTTCAATTGTAACGTATGGGACACACTAAAAGGAGATCGTGCAG GTGTTCTTGCTGGTCATGACAACCGTGTCAGCTGTTTAGGTGTAACTGATGATGGCATGGCTGTGGCAACAGGGTCTTGGGACAGTTTTCTTAGAATCTGGAATTAA